One genomic window of Limanda limanda chromosome 16, fLimLim1.1, whole genome shotgun sequence includes the following:
- the si:ch211-140m22.7 gene encoding calphotin isoform X2: protein MAATLLRMGRLGCIKCLQADRWSTLSRAPVAVALSTKSGGNKKSSKKNISDKDQAQTYFDLEKLVQHKSYVPPKKEVSAATAVAAAETVADPVLGVSLTASATESIPVVETVSECVPEAVSVAEAATEATPIIEVVAEAVAEAVAETVPVVEAVAEAAAFIAETATTPPAEQPAQVAPIEAVPESAPAPEAPESVAAPVDMAPVSVAEAAPVDVAPESVAEAAPIEAAPESVAEAAPLEAAPESVAEAAPVDVAPESVAEAAPLEAAPESVAEAAPVDVAPESEAAPLEAAPESVAEAAPVDVAPESVAEAAPVDVAPESVAEAAPVDAAPESVAETAPVDAAPESVAEAATVDAAPAPVAEAALVDGAPAPVAESALVDSALAHVAEASPVEVAPAEVSASVESAEELVDPAPVIAEAAGEELQVEAPAEPSEAPMDPIQKLFLDSIREYSTKSQAAGGLVDAGSEYEKALAEEIAKLQRLYGGGDLTSFPDFKFTEPSLDEVSQK, encoded by the exons ATGGCAGCTACGCTCCTGAGGATGGGACGACTGGGTTGTATCAAG TGCTTGCAGGCTGACAGGTGGAGTACTCTAAGCAGAGCCCCTGTAGCTGTAGCCCTAAGCACAAAATCTGGTGGTAACAAAAAATCGTCCAAAAAGAACATCTCAG ACAAAGACCAGGCTCAAACATACTTCGATCTAGAGAAACTTGTCCAGCACAAGTCATATGTGCCTCCCAAGAAAGAAGTTTCTGCAGCGACAGCCGtagctgcagctgaaacagTCGCTGATCCAGTGCTTGGGGTTTCTCTCACAGCTTCAGCAACAGAATCCATACCTGTCGTTGAAACAGTCTCTGAATGTGTCCCAGAAGCTGTGTCTGTTGCTGAAGCTGCCACTGAAGCTACACCTATTATTGAAGTTGTTGCTGAAGCGGTTGCGGAAGCGGTTGCTGAAACTGTACCAGTGGTTGAGGCTGTTGCAGAAGCTGCTGCATTTATAGCTGAAACTGCTACCACTCCACCAGCTGAACAGCCTGCTCAAGTTGCTCCCATTGAAGCAGTCCCTGAGTCAGCACCAGCCCCTGAAGCCCCAGAGTCTGTGGCTGCTCCTGTAGACATGGCCCCAgtgtctgtggctgaagctgctcctgtAGACGTGGCCccagagtctgtggctgaagctgctcccaTAGAGGCGGCCccagagtctgtggctgaagctgctccccTAGAGGCGGCCccagagtctgtggctgaagctgctcccgTAGACGTGGCCccagagtctgtggctgaagctgctccccTAGAGGCGGCCccagagtctgtggctgaagctgctcccgTAGACGTGGCCCCAGAGTCTGAAGCTGCTCCCCTAGAGGCGGCCccagagtctgtggctgaagctgctcccgTAGACGTGGCCccagagtctgtggctgaagctgctcccgTAGACGTGGCCccagagtctgtggctgaagctgctcccgTCGACGCGGCCccagagtctgtggctgaaacTGCTCCCGTAGACGCGGCCccagagtctgtggctgaagctgctacTGTAGACGCGGCCCCAGCgcctgtggctgaagctgctcttGTCGATGGGGCCCCAGCACCCGTAGCTGAATCTGCCCTTGTCGATTCTGCCCTAGCGCACGTGGCTGAAGCTTCTCCCGTCGAAGTGGCCCCAGCAGAGGTTTCTGCCTCTGTAGAAAGTGCTGAAGAGCTGGTGGACCCTGCTCCAGTCAtagctgaagctgcaggagaggaaCTGCAGGTGGAAGCCCCAGCTGAACCATCTGAGG CTCCAATGGACCCAATTCAGAAGCTCTTCTTGGACTCCATCCGCGAGTACTCGACAAAAAGCCA GGCTGCTGGGGGGCTGGTCGATGCAGGTTCAGAATATGAGAAGGCTTTAGCAGAGGAGATTGCAAAGCTTCAGAGACTCTATGGTGGTGGAGACCTAACATCTTTCCCTGACTTCAAATTCACAG agcCCAGCTTGGATGAAGTTTCCCAGAAGTGA
- the ndufv3 gene encoding fibrous sheath CABYR-binding protein isoform X2, which produces MATSMLRLGRHGCFKCLQLESWGVLRSGSAAALCTQAEETAKSTKKTKAASKTETPEERATLLTSKTSVAFPVRFSQPGFFPAQSIGVAVPVTSSTATTEAETAAVAILPVIVASDPSLAITQAEETPSGSSHPAPSPDVAQVVDDTPPSVVDTTAESLVYAARTTLSPFDNPTAASPLDDVVPNTTASSDLGDPAADISSSSLDSSDSDSDSDSDSDSDSDSDTDTGSGDEKSEVRTQTKTSPPLVAESMKEEAEVHMVTSKMKEGTREDEKEIPPEIVDNPAPAVDADQDTAPTVLASIEAAQATMETPTVNSDELVDSASEICTAAEDTLDGTVLAEAALNPAPQVVEDIPSPAVPCAHVEAPTKVMAEAANTEKNPSDAPVETTDCASAEALGDAVEEAPEEATTEPLEAEAAPALVAAETPAEVSAPVESPEELMDPAPVIVEAEEADLQAEATVEPSEEIVVAAPPEPEEPFDNSTYKNYQHHCYTPYTFADLDVEMAKFRLPQPSSGRPSPRH; this is translated from the exons ATGGCGACATCCATGCTGCGATTAGGTCGACACGGTTGTTTCAAG TGTCTCCAGTTGGAGAGCTGGGGCGTCCTGAGGAGTGGATCAGCTGCTGCGCTCTGCACTCAGGCTGAAGAGACAGCCAAGTCAACCAAAAAGACCAAGGCTGCGAGCAAGA cagagacaccagaggagagaGCAACTTTACTAACCTCCAAGACTTCAGTTGCCTTCCCAGTTAGATTTTCACAGCCTGGGTTTTTCCCCGCACAGTCTATAGGGGTAGCTGTACCAGTGACCAGTTCCACTGCCACTACAGAAGCAGAAACTGCTGCAGTAGCTATATTGCCTGTCATTGTTGCCAGTGATCCATCTTTAGCTATCACACAGGCAGAAGAGACTCCATCTGGTTCTTCACATCCAGCTCCCAGCCCAGATGTTGCTCAGGTTGTCGATGACACTCCTCCATCTGTAGTTGACACAACAGCTGAGTCCCTGGTCTATGCAGCTAGAACAACACTATCACCATTCGACAATCCAACTGCAGCCTCTCCCTTAGATGATGTAGTCCCAAACACCACAGCTTCCTCTGATCTTGGTGATCCAGCAGCTGATATTTCTTCATCCTCATTGGACAGCTCAGACTCTGATTCAGACTCTGATtcagactctgactctgactctgactctgacactgacactgGCTCTGGGGATGAGAAGTCCGAAGTGAGGACCCAGACCAAGACCTCACCACCACTAGTAGCAGAATCAAtgaaagaagaagcagaagttCATATGGTCACATCAAAGATGAAGGAAGGCACAAGGGAAGATGAGAAGGAAATTCCACCAGAAATTGTAGATAATCCTGCCCCTGCTGTTGATGCTGACCAGGACACTGCTCCAACAGTTTTAGCATCCATAGAAGCAGCTCAAGCTACCATGGAGACACCCACTGTCAATTCTGATGAGTTGGTGGATTCTGCTTCTGAGATCTGCACTGCTGCTGAAGACACTCTAGACGGCACTGTCTTAGCTGAAGCTGCTTTGAATCCTGCTCCACAAGTGGTAGAGGACATTCCATCTCCTGCTGTCCCTTGTGCTCATGTAGAAGCTCCAACCAAAGTTATGGCCGAGGCTGCAAATACGGAAAAAAATCCATCTGATGCTCCGGTTGAAACTACAGATTGTGCCTCTGCCGAAGCCCTTGGAGATGCTGTTGAAGAAGCCCCTGAAGAAGCTACTACAGAGCCTTTAGAAGCTGAAGCTGCCCCCGCTCTAGTTGCTGCTGAGACACCAGCTGAGGTTTCTGCACCTGTGGAAAGCCCCGAGGAGCTGATGGACCCTGCTCCAGTCATAGTTGAAGCTGAAGAAGCAGATCTGCAGGCAGAGGCCACAGTTGAACCATCTGAGG AGATTGTCGTAGCGGCACCTCCAGAGCCTGAGGAGCCATTTGACAACAGCACTTATAAAAACTACCAGCACCACTGCTACACCCCTTACACATTTGCTGACCTGGATGTAGAGATGGCAAAGTTTCGTCTCCCTCAGCCGTCTTCTGGCAGACCCTCGCCCAGACACTAG
- the si:ch211-140m22.7 gene encoding calphotin isoform X1 produces MYTSWLCSLSGDRVFHTHGEMAATLLRMGRLGCIKCLQADRWSTLSRAPVAVALSTKSGGNKKSSKKNISDKDQAQTYFDLEKLVQHKSYVPPKKEVSAATAVAAAETVADPVLGVSLTASATESIPVVETVSECVPEAVSVAEAATEATPIIEVVAEAVAEAVAETVPVVEAVAEAAAFIAETATTPPAEQPAQVAPIEAVPESAPAPEAPESVAAPVDMAPVSVAEAAPVDVAPESVAEAAPIEAAPESVAEAAPLEAAPESVAEAAPVDVAPESVAEAAPLEAAPESVAEAAPVDVAPESEAAPLEAAPESVAEAAPVDVAPESVAEAAPVDVAPESVAEAAPVDAAPESVAETAPVDAAPESVAEAATVDAAPAPVAEAALVDGAPAPVAESALVDSALAHVAEASPVEVAPAEVSASVESAEELVDPAPVIAEAAGEELQVEAPAEPSEAPMDPIQKLFLDSIREYSTKSQAAGGLVDAGSEYEKALAEEIAKLQRLYGGGDLTSFPDFKFTEPSLDEVSQK; encoded by the exons ATGTACACAAGCTGGCTTTGTTCCCTGAGTGGGGACAGGGTGTTTCACACA CACGGAGAGATGGCAGCTACGCTCCTGAGGATGGGACGACTGGGTTGTATCAAG TGCTTGCAGGCTGACAGGTGGAGTACTCTAAGCAGAGCCCCTGTAGCTGTAGCCCTAAGCACAAAATCTGGTGGTAACAAAAAATCGTCCAAAAAGAACATCTCAG ACAAAGACCAGGCTCAAACATACTTCGATCTAGAGAAACTTGTCCAGCACAAGTCATATGTGCCTCCCAAGAAAGAAGTTTCTGCAGCGACAGCCGtagctgcagctgaaacagTCGCTGATCCAGTGCTTGGGGTTTCTCTCACAGCTTCAGCAACAGAATCCATACCTGTCGTTGAAACAGTCTCTGAATGTGTCCCAGAAGCTGTGTCTGTTGCTGAAGCTGCCACTGAAGCTACACCTATTATTGAAGTTGTTGCTGAAGCGGTTGCGGAAGCGGTTGCTGAAACTGTACCAGTGGTTGAGGCTGTTGCAGAAGCTGCTGCATTTATAGCTGAAACTGCTACCACTCCACCAGCTGAACAGCCTGCTCAAGTTGCTCCCATTGAAGCAGTCCCTGAGTCAGCACCAGCCCCTGAAGCCCCAGAGTCTGTGGCTGCTCCTGTAGACATGGCCCCAgtgtctgtggctgaagctgctcctgtAGACGTGGCCccagagtctgtggctgaagctgctcccaTAGAGGCGGCCccagagtctgtggctgaagctgctccccTAGAGGCGGCCccagagtctgtggctgaagctgctcccgTAGACGTGGCCccagagtctgtggctgaagctgctccccTAGAGGCGGCCccagagtctgtggctgaagctgctcccgTAGACGTGGCCCCAGAGTCTGAAGCTGCTCCCCTAGAGGCGGCCccagagtctgtggctgaagctgctcccgTAGACGTGGCCccagagtctgtggctgaagctgctcccgTAGACGTGGCCccagagtctgtggctgaagctgctcccgTCGACGCGGCCccagagtctgtggctgaaacTGCTCCCGTAGACGCGGCCccagagtctgtggctgaagctgctacTGTAGACGCGGCCCCAGCgcctgtggctgaagctgctcttGTCGATGGGGCCCCAGCACCCGTAGCTGAATCTGCCCTTGTCGATTCTGCCCTAGCGCACGTGGCTGAAGCTTCTCCCGTCGAAGTGGCCCCAGCAGAGGTTTCTGCCTCTGTAGAAAGTGCTGAAGAGCTGGTGGACCCTGCTCCAGTCAtagctgaagctgcaggagaggaaCTGCAGGTGGAAGCCCCAGCTGAACCATCTGAGG CTCCAATGGACCCAATTCAGAAGCTCTTCTTGGACTCCATCCGCGAGTACTCGACAAAAAGCCA GGCTGCTGGGGGGCTGGTCGATGCAGGTTCAGAATATGAGAAGGCTTTAGCAGAGGAGATTGCAAAGCTTCAGAGACTCTATGGTGGTGGAGACCTAACATCTTTCCCTGACTTCAAATTCACAG agcCCAGCTTGGATGAAGTTTCCCAGAAGTGA
- the ndufv3 gene encoding fibrous sheath CABYR-binding protein isoform X1: MATSMLRLGRHGCFKCLQLESWGVLRSGSAAALCTQAEETAKSTKKTKAASKTAETPEERATLLTSKTSVAFPVRFSQPGFFPAQSIGVAVPVTSSTATTEAETAAVAILPVIVASDPSLAITQAEETPSGSSHPAPSPDVAQVVDDTPPSVVDTTAESLVYAARTTLSPFDNPTAASPLDDVVPNTTASSDLGDPAADISSSSLDSSDSDSDSDSDSDSDSDSDTDTGSGDEKSEVRTQTKTSPPLVAESMKEEAEVHMVTSKMKEGTREDEKEIPPEIVDNPAPAVDADQDTAPTVLASIEAAQATMETPTVNSDELVDSASEICTAAEDTLDGTVLAEAALNPAPQVVEDIPSPAVPCAHVEAPTKVMAEAANTEKNPSDAPVETTDCASAEALGDAVEEAPEEATTEPLEAEAAPALVAAETPAEVSAPVESPEELMDPAPVIVEAEEADLQAEATVEPSEEIVVAAPPEPEEPFDNSTYKNYQHHCYTPYTFADLDVEMAKFRLPQPSSGRPSPRH; the protein is encoded by the exons ATGGCGACATCCATGCTGCGATTAGGTCGACACGGTTGTTTCAAG TGTCTCCAGTTGGAGAGCTGGGGCGTCCTGAGGAGTGGATCAGCTGCTGCGCTCTGCACTCAGGCTGAAGAGACAGCCAAGTCAACCAAAAAGACCAAGGCTGCGAGCAAGA cagcagagacaccagaggagagaGCAACTTTACTAACCTCCAAGACTTCAGTTGCCTTCCCAGTTAGATTTTCACAGCCTGGGTTTTTCCCCGCACAGTCTATAGGGGTAGCTGTACCAGTGACCAGTTCCACTGCCACTACAGAAGCAGAAACTGCTGCAGTAGCTATATTGCCTGTCATTGTTGCCAGTGATCCATCTTTAGCTATCACACAGGCAGAAGAGACTCCATCTGGTTCTTCACATCCAGCTCCCAGCCCAGATGTTGCTCAGGTTGTCGATGACACTCCTCCATCTGTAGTTGACACAACAGCTGAGTCCCTGGTCTATGCAGCTAGAACAACACTATCACCATTCGACAATCCAACTGCAGCCTCTCCCTTAGATGATGTAGTCCCAAACACCACAGCTTCCTCTGATCTTGGTGATCCAGCAGCTGATATTTCTTCATCCTCATTGGACAGCTCAGACTCTGATTCAGACTCTGATtcagactctgactctgactctgactctgacactgacactgGCTCTGGGGATGAGAAGTCCGAAGTGAGGACCCAGACCAAGACCTCACCACCACTAGTAGCAGAATCAAtgaaagaagaagcagaagttCATATGGTCACATCAAAGATGAAGGAAGGCACAAGGGAAGATGAGAAGGAAATTCCACCAGAAATTGTAGATAATCCTGCCCCTGCTGTTGATGCTGACCAGGACACTGCTCCAACAGTTTTAGCATCCATAGAAGCAGCTCAAGCTACCATGGAGACACCCACTGTCAATTCTGATGAGTTGGTGGATTCTGCTTCTGAGATCTGCACTGCTGCTGAAGACACTCTAGACGGCACTGTCTTAGCTGAAGCTGCTTTGAATCCTGCTCCACAAGTGGTAGAGGACATTCCATCTCCTGCTGTCCCTTGTGCTCATGTAGAAGCTCCAACCAAAGTTATGGCCGAGGCTGCAAATACGGAAAAAAATCCATCTGATGCTCCGGTTGAAACTACAGATTGTGCCTCTGCCGAAGCCCTTGGAGATGCTGTTGAAGAAGCCCCTGAAGAAGCTACTACAGAGCCTTTAGAAGCTGAAGCTGCCCCCGCTCTAGTTGCTGCTGAGACACCAGCTGAGGTTTCTGCACCTGTGGAAAGCCCCGAGGAGCTGATGGACCCTGCTCCAGTCATAGTTGAAGCTGAAGAAGCAGATCTGCAGGCAGAGGCCACAGTTGAACCATCTGAGG AGATTGTCGTAGCGGCACCTCCAGAGCCTGAGGAGCCATTTGACAACAGCACTTATAAAAACTACCAGCACCACTGCTACACCCCTTACACATTTGCTGACCTGGATGTAGAGATGGCAAAGTTTCGTCTCCCTCAGCCGTCTTCTGGCAGACCCTCGCCCAGACACTAG